A genomic region of Prionailurus bengalensis isolate Pbe53 chromosome D1, Fcat_Pben_1.1_paternal_pri, whole genome shotgun sequence contains the following coding sequences:
- the GPR137 gene encoding integral membrane protein GPR137 isoform X1 translates to MESNLSGLVPAAGLVPALPPAVTLGLTAAYTTLYALLFFSVYAQLWLVLLYGHKRLSYQTVFLALCLLWAALRTTLFSFYFRDTPRANRLGPLPFWLLYCCPVCLQFFTLTLMNLYFAQVVFKAKAKRRPEMSRGLLAVRGAFVGASLLFLLVNVLCAVLSRRRRAQPWALLLVRVLVSDSLFVICALSLAACLCLVARRAPSTSIYLEAKGTSVCQAAAMGGAMVLLYASRACYNLAALALAPRSRLDAFDYDWYNVSDQADLVNDLGNKGYLVFGLILFVWELLPTTLLVGFFRVHRPPQDLSTSRILNGQVFGSRSYFFDRAGHCEDEGCSWERGRSESTSMSGSLGSGSWYGAIGREPAWCGGSQTRTTPLLFSQVLGPGGHHHSLYSTPQT, encoded by the exons ATGGAGAGTAACCTGTCTGGCCTGGTGCCTGCTGCCGGGCTGGTGCCTGCGCTGCCTCCCGCCGTGACCCTGGGGCTGACTGCGGCCTACACCACCCTGTACGCCCTACTCTTCTTTTCCGTCTATGCCCAACTCTGGCTGGTGCTTCTATATGGGCACAAGCGCCTCAGCTATCAGACGGTGTTCCTGGCACTCTGTTTGCTCTGGGCTGCCTTGCGCACCACCCTCTTTTCCTTCTACTTCCGAGATACCCCCCGAGCCAACCGCCTGGGACCCCTGCCCTTTTGGCTTCTCTACTGCTGCCCTGTCTGCCTACAGTTCTTCACGCTGACGCTTATGAACCTCTACTTTGCCCAG GTTGTGTTCAAGGCCAAGGCCAAGCGCCGGCCGGAGATGAGCCGAGGCTT GCTGGCCGTCCGGGGGGCCTTCGTGGGGGCCTCGCTGCTCTTTCTGCTGGTGAATGTGCTGTGTGCTGTGCTGTCCCGCCGGCGCCGGGCACAGCCCTGGGCCCTCCTGCTGGTGCGAGTCCTGGTGAGCGACTCCCTCTTTGTCATCTGCGCGCTGTCTCTTGCCGCCTGCCTCTGCCTTGTCGCCCGGCGGGCACCCTCCACCAGCATCTACCTGGAGGCCAAG GGGACCAGTGTGTGCCAGGCGGCTGCGATGGGTGGCGCCATGGTCCTGCTCTATGCCAGCCGGGCCTGCTACAACCTGGCAGCCCTGGCCTTGGCCCCCCGGAGCCGGCTGGATGCCTTCGATTATGACTGGTACAACGTCTCTGACCAG GCGGACCTGGTGAACGACCTGGGGAACAAAGGCTACCTGGTGTTTGGCCTCATCCTCTTTGTGTGGGAGTTGCTGCCCACCACCCTGCTGGTGGGCTTCTTCCGGGTGCACCGGCCCCCGCAGGACCTG AGCACCAGCCGCATCCTCAATGGGCAGGTCTTTGGCTCCCGTTCCTACTTCTTCGACCGGGCTGGGCACTGTGAGGATGAGGGCTGCTCCTGGGAGCGTGGCCGGAGCGAGAGCACCAG CATGTCAGGCAGCCTAGGCTCCGGCAGCTGGTATGGCGCCATCGGGCGGGAGCCAGCCTGGTGCGGGGGCAGCCAGACACGGACCactcctctgctcttctcccaggtgctgggaccaggtggccacCACCACAGTCTCTACTCCACCCCGCAGACGTGA
- the BAD gene encoding bcl2-associated agonist of cell death, whose product MFQIPEFEPSEQEDSSPTDRGLGPSPTGDRPRGPGKHQRTAPGLLGEAGHQQGQPASSNHHGGAGAVETRSRHSSYPAGTEEDEGTEEEEPSPFRGRSRSAPPNLWAALRYGRELRRMSDEFQGSFKGLPRPKSAGTATQMRQSPSWTRFIQSWWDRNLGRGGSAPSQ is encoded by the exons ATGTTCCAGATCccagagtttgagcccagtgAGCAGGAAGACTCCAGCCCTACGGATAGgggcctgggccccagccccacaGGGGACCGGCCCCGCGGCCCTGGCAAGCACCAGCGGACGGCCCCAGGCCTCCTCGGGGAAGCTGGTCACCAGCAGGGGCAGCCCGCCAGCAGCAACCACCATGGAG GCGCTGGGGCGGTGGAGACCCGGAGTCGCCACAGCTCGTACCCCGCCGGGACCGAGGAGGATGAAGGGACGGAGGAGGAAGAGCCCAGCCCTTTCCGGGGTCGCTCGCGCTCAGCGCCCCCCAACCTCTGGGCTGCCCTGCGCTACGGCCGCGAGCTCCGGAGGATGAGCGACGAGTTCCAGGGCTCCTTCAAG GGACTTCCACGCCCGAAGAGCGCGGGCACAGCGACGCAGATGCGGCAAAGCCCCAGCTGGACGCGCTTCATCCAGTCCTGGTGGGATCGGAACTTGGGGAGAGGAGGCTCCGCCCCCTCCCAGTGA
- the GPR137 gene encoding integral membrane protein GPR137 isoform X2 has product MESNLSGLVPAAGLVPALPPAVTLGLTAAYTTLYALLFFSVYAQLWLVLLYGHKRLSYQTVFLALCLLWAALRTTLFSFYFRDTPRANRLGPLPFWLLYCCPVCLQFFTLTLMNLYFAQVVFKAKAKRRPEMSRGLLAVRGAFVGASLLFLLVNVLCAVLSRRRRAQPWALLLVRVLVSDSLFVICALSLAACLCLVARRAPSTSIYLEAKGTSVCQAAAMGGAMVLLYASRACYNLAALALAPRSRLDAFDYDWYNVSDQADLVNDLGNKGYLVFGLILFVWELLPTTLLVGFFRVHRPPQDLVFGSRSYFFDRAGHCEDEGCSWERGRSESTSMSGSLGSGSWYGAIGREPAWCGGSQTRTTPLLFSQVLGPGGHHHSLYSTPQT; this is encoded by the exons ATGGAGAGTAACCTGTCTGGCCTGGTGCCTGCTGCCGGGCTGGTGCCTGCGCTGCCTCCCGCCGTGACCCTGGGGCTGACTGCGGCCTACACCACCCTGTACGCCCTACTCTTCTTTTCCGTCTATGCCCAACTCTGGCTGGTGCTTCTATATGGGCACAAGCGCCTCAGCTATCAGACGGTGTTCCTGGCACTCTGTTTGCTCTGGGCTGCCTTGCGCACCACCCTCTTTTCCTTCTACTTCCGAGATACCCCCCGAGCCAACCGCCTGGGACCCCTGCCCTTTTGGCTTCTCTACTGCTGCCCTGTCTGCCTACAGTTCTTCACGCTGACGCTTATGAACCTCTACTTTGCCCAG GTTGTGTTCAAGGCCAAGGCCAAGCGCCGGCCGGAGATGAGCCGAGGCTT GCTGGCCGTCCGGGGGGCCTTCGTGGGGGCCTCGCTGCTCTTTCTGCTGGTGAATGTGCTGTGTGCTGTGCTGTCCCGCCGGCGCCGGGCACAGCCCTGGGCCCTCCTGCTGGTGCGAGTCCTGGTGAGCGACTCCCTCTTTGTCATCTGCGCGCTGTCTCTTGCCGCCTGCCTCTGCCTTGTCGCCCGGCGGGCACCCTCCACCAGCATCTACCTGGAGGCCAAG GGGACCAGTGTGTGCCAGGCGGCTGCGATGGGTGGCGCCATGGTCCTGCTCTATGCCAGCCGGGCCTGCTACAACCTGGCAGCCCTGGCCTTGGCCCCCCGGAGCCGGCTGGATGCCTTCGATTATGACTGGTACAACGTCTCTGACCAG GCGGACCTGGTGAACGACCTGGGGAACAAAGGCTACCTGGTGTTTGGCCTCATCCTCTTTGTGTGGGAGTTGCTGCCCACCACCCTGCTGGTGGGCTTCTTCCGGGTGCACCGGCCCCCGCAGGACCTG GTCTTTGGCTCCCGTTCCTACTTCTTCGACCGGGCTGGGCACTGTGAGGATGAGGGCTGCTCCTGGGAGCGTGGCCGGAGCGAGAGCACCAG CATGTCAGGCAGCCTAGGCTCCGGCAGCTGGTATGGCGCCATCGGGCGGGAGCCAGCCTGGTGCGGGGGCAGCCAGACACGGACCactcctctgctcttctcccaggtgctgggaccaggtggccacCACCACAGTCTCTACTCCACCCCGCAGACGTGA